A section of the Prochlorococcus marinus XMU1402 genome encodes:
- a CDS encoding UvrD-helicase domain-containing protein translates to MDINQIKLDNKFKLVEASAGTGKSFTLAHIVLRNVLEKKVKPDEILLLSFTKNTCSELRDKILSRFQNLKLYLQNHNQSNIDNTLKDWYLNFKDKEKSKEKIISEIDNFINEFYKLKVTTFHAFCNNIIDEYGIEIGLTQDPYVENNIDNLYKDVIDNLWIDNFLNLNHEIISAVNKKKISSRFGTRINKSFFVEILKNIDQENICKFQINNKYKINDLNNYFIQLFYLNWNEFCVEWNKKGKELFLQLIELGKLIKESGGKSQIYAAKPRNDKFNQIICWIEEINRRLNSKNAIDFIYDISKDDLLSKYFYNENISKEINKYNLKLDFTKFNLLQDKIYKIKEGFYTEFVRIFTQLAYIKLIELKKSFSIFNFNDLIKTVENTFLDSEISNSNTLSKLQKRFKCVLVDEFQDTDITQWNLIKKFFNTKNHFLLCVGDPKQAIYKFRGGDIETYLDARSNAIEVFSLTDNYRSSKKLIDVLNKLYKDGLKQSKLNYSKLTSRINENINSKFKDVFEIVEFSKKETDIEDLVTHYIFNFILNNKEIDINKIAILTLSNSQCLDFKKKLNQFNLPCKIQNKQNIFDTEASSLIFLFIECLLNPRSLKNITLLASSKFIEIKLEDLLDCDINNNLEILINKCITWSQELREKGFLNIVNELLINYKSSSIIQDSDLNSNLFQLSEIVEIELMNNDFNINIVFNWYKNQLDHILRSSTGEDFLTKDYNLQNGINLSTIHSSKGLEFDIVLCPYLSIISNNSNKIKGPLWKSNIDRSIYINISNNYSKVEKFKLIEEEDLFKESERLIYVALTRSKYKLIVFNDLEDINNILNNDLLNNLENIDIYKSTFKDRIEKEKIKEISLKFQTNKLNNNLWKIDNVNKKISKEFNPDQFISYSSYSSWIRKDKNIDAVINQYKDYEDNISIIKESIFKKSKNYPNYFSYPNPLSEFPKGNIAGTCLHKIIERFEFSNDKNQELIDLIIEELNFHQIDTSLAFKVKDAILRIINISLGSKLQNKKLVDIPNEYLIKELKYDLTLSYEGRNINSNDISKCFFLDQEYEFGEEYANKINDLQIMNKGFHSGCIDCVFPVGNKLEDSKWWLIDWKSNLISGSDNNDCLPKNYNYENMRNEMIKHHYPLQSHLYLLALHRLLKWRLKNYQPQKHLGGYIYLFLKGLPDFELFEKSKSKDISPGIFIGKAPLKRINYLDNLF, encoded by the coding sequence ATGGATATTAATCAAATTAAATTAGATAATAAGTTTAAATTAGTAGAAGCAAGTGCAGGAACTGGTAAAAGTTTTACTTTGGCTCACATAGTTTTAAGGAATGTATTGGAGAAAAAAGTTAAACCAGATGAGATACTCTTGCTAAGTTTTACAAAAAATACTTGTTCTGAATTAAGAGATAAAATACTTTCGAGATTTCAGAATCTAAAATTATATTTGCAAAATCATAATCAAAGTAATATAGATAATACTCTTAAGGATTGGTATCTAAATTTTAAGGATAAAGAGAAATCAAAGGAAAAAATAATTTCCGAAATTGATAATTTTATAAATGAATTTTATAAGTTAAAAGTAACTACATTCCATGCTTTTTGTAATAATATTATTGATGAATATGGTATTGAAATAGGTTTAACTCAAGATCCATATGTTGAGAATAATATTGATAATTTGTATAAAGATGTAATAGATAATTTGTGGATTGATAATTTTCTAAATCTTAATCATGAGATTATTTCAGCAGTAAACAAAAAAAAAATAAGTTCTAGATTTGGAACTAGGATCAATAAGTCATTTTTTGTAGAAATTTTAAAAAATATAGATCAAGAAAATATCTGTAAATTTCAAATAAATAATAAATATAAGATTAATGATTTAAATAATTATTTTATTCAATTATTTTATTTAAATTGGAACGAGTTTTGTGTTGAATGGAATAAGAAAGGCAAGGAATTATTTTTACAACTTATAGAGTTGGGAAAATTAATTAAGGAGAGTGGTGGAAAAAGTCAAATATATGCAGCAAAACCAAGAAATGATAAGTTTAATCAAATAATTTGTTGGATTGAAGAGATTAACAGAAGGCTTAATTCTAAAAATGCGATTGATTTTATATATGATATTTCTAAAGATGATCTCTTATCTAAATATTTTTATAATGAAAATATATCTAAAGAAATTAATAAATACAATCTAAAATTAGATTTTACTAAATTTAATTTATTACAAGATAAAATTTATAAAATAAAAGAAGGTTTCTATACTGAATTTGTAAGAATATTTACTCAATTAGCTTATATAAAATTAATTGAATTAAAGAAAAGTTTTTCTATTTTCAACTTTAATGATCTTATAAAGACTGTAGAAAATACATTTCTAGATTCAGAAATTAGTAATAGTAATACTCTATCTAAACTTCAAAAAAGATTTAAATGTGTCTTAGTAGATGAATTTCAAGATACAGATATTACTCAGTGGAATTTAATAAAAAAGTTTTTTAATACAAAAAATCATTTTTTACTTTGCGTAGGTGATCCTAAACAAGCGATCTACAAATTTAGAGGTGGAGATATTGAAACTTACTTAGATGCAAGATCTAATGCAATCGAAGTTTTTAGTCTTACAGATAACTATAGATCCTCAAAAAAGTTAATTGATGTTCTTAATAAACTTTATAAGGATGGACTTAAGCAATCAAAACTTAACTACAGCAAATTAACCTCTAGAATTAATGAAAATATTAATTCTAAATTTAAGGATGTATTTGAAATTGTAGAATTTTCAAAAAAAGAGACTGATATAGAGGATCTTGTAACTCATTACATTTTTAACTTCATTTTAAATAATAAAGAAATTGATATTAATAAAATTGCGATTCTTACATTAAGTAATTCGCAATGCTTAGATTTTAAAAAAAAATTAAATCAGTTTAACCTCCCATGCAAAATTCAAAATAAACAAAATATTTTTGATACAGAAGCAAGTTCTCTAATATTTTTATTCATTGAATGTTTATTAAATCCAAGGTCTTTAAAAAATATAACTTTGCTTGCTTCTTCAAAGTTTATAGAAATAAAATTAGAAGATTTACTTGATTGTGATATTAATAATAATTTGGAAATTTTAATTAATAAATGCATTACTTGGTCTCAGGAACTAAGAGAAAAAGGTTTTTTAAACATTGTTAATGAACTGCTTATAAATTACAAGTCGTCCTCGATTATTCAAGATTCAGATTTAAATTCAAATTTATTTCAACTTTCAGAAATTGTTGAAATAGAATTAATGAATAATGATTTTAATATCAATATAGTCTTCAACTGGTATAAGAATCAGTTAGATCATATTTTAAGAAGTTCTACTGGAGAAGATTTTTTGACGAAAGATTATAATCTTCAGAATGGAATTAATCTTTCTACCATACATAGTAGTAAGGGCCTAGAATTTGACATAGTCCTATGTCCATACCTTTCAATTATTTCTAATAATTCAAATAAAATTAAAGGACCTCTTTGGAAATCAAATATTGATAGAAGCATATATATTAATATTTCTAATAATTATTCTAAAGTTGAAAAATTTAAATTAATAGAAGAAGAAGATTTATTTAAAGAGAGTGAGAGGTTAATTTATGTAGCACTTACTAGAAGTAAATATAAACTTATAGTTTTTAATGATTTAGAAGATATAAATAATATTTTAAATAATGATTTACTTAATAATTTGGAGAATATTGATATTTATAAGTCTACTTTTAAAGATAGGATAGAAAAAGAAAAAATTAAAGAAATTTCTCTTAAGTTTCAAACTAATAAATTGAATAATAACCTCTGGAAAATTGATAACGTTAATAAAAAAATATCTAAAGAATTTAATCCTGATCAATTTATTTCTTATTCAAGTTATTCTTCTTGGATACGTAAAGATAAAAATATTGATGCAGTAATTAATCAATATAAGGATTATGAAGATAATATATCAATTATCAAAGAGTCTATTTTTAAGAAATCAAAGAATTATCCTAATTATTTTTCTTATCCAAATCCCTTAAGTGAATTTCCAAAAGGAAATATTGCTGGAACTTGTCTGCACAAAATAATAGAAAGATTTGAATTTAGCAACGATAAAAATCAAGAATTAATTGATTTAATTATTGAGGAATTGAACTTTCATCAAATCGATACTTCTTTGGCTTTTAAAGTAAAAGATGCGATTTTAAGAATTATAAATATATCTTTAGGAAGCAAATTACAAAATAAGAAACTAGTTGATATTCCAAATGAATACTTAATTAAGGAACTTAAATATGATTTAACCCTATCTTATGAAGGTAGAAATATTAATTCTAATGATATATCAAAATGCTTTTTTTTAGATCAGGAATATGAATTTGGTGAAGAATATGCAAACAAAATAAATGATCTTCAAATTATGAATAAAGGCTTTCATTCAGGATGCATTGATTGTGTTTTCCCTGTAGGTAATAAATTAGAAGATAGTAAATGGTGGCTAATTGATTGGAAAAGTAATTTGATTTCTGGCAGTGATAATAATGATTGTTTACCAAAAAACTATAACTATGAAAATATGAGAAATGAAATGATTAAGCATCATTATCCATTGCAATCTCATCTTTATTTATTAGCATTGCATAGATTATTAAAGTGGAGACTTAAAAATTATCAACCACAGAAACATCTAGGAGGATATATTTATTTGTTTTTAAAGGGATTGCCGGATTTTGAATTATTTGAAAAATCTAAGTCGAAAGATATATCTCCAGGTATTTTTATTGGAAAAGCACCTTTAAAAAGAATTAATTATTTAGATAACCTTTTTTAG
- a CDS encoding methyltransferase family protein → MNKFQLKKFFKAAYDLMLVFLQFFIISLHFFQWEFLPQKQIIQESPFSYFLGIFIIIIAFIIMLISIKDLGRNLSPFPRPLKNSNLVTTGIYRFTRHPMYFSLIFISIGVFIIKLSIYYLFLTISLVLIIKFKIALEEKYLMNKFKNYLFYKNEVKV, encoded by the coding sequence ATGAATAAATTTCAGTTAAAAAAATTTTTTAAAGCTGCTTATGATTTAATGCTTGTTTTTTTACAGTTCTTTATTATTAGTCTCCATTTTTTCCAATGGGAATTTCTTCCTCAAAAACAAATAATTCAAGAAAGTCCTTTCTCTTATTTCCTTGGTATTTTTATTATCATAATCGCTTTCATAATAATGTTAATTTCAATAAAAGACTTAGGTAGAAATTTATCTCCTTTCCCAAGACCTTTAAAAAATAGCAATTTAGTTACCACAGGTATTTATCGATTTACGCGTCATCCTATGTACTTTTCTTTAATATTTATCTCCATTGGAGTTTTTATAATAAAATTATCTATTTATTATTTATTTTTGACAATAAGTCTAGTTTTAATAATTAAATTTAAGATTGCCTTGGAAGAGAAATATTTAATGAATAAATTTAAGAATTACTTATTTTATAAAAATGAGGTCAAAGTTTAA
- a CDS encoding AAA family ATPase → MTNTNTNTDIENFQYDHIFNLILGIFKFNEKKYGNFVKDAIRILLEFEKNGETIVDVDNSLIIFELLEDGWPTKHIDVLKNIGLIGSLNSPFVLVNRKLSLSKWSKKIERVINSFLKKIDTDNLMNSIICKDDNKIDQIKNIFKYSNLVFLQGGPGTGKTTLIINLILELIRIDNFLNIGLSAPTGKATARLKEALNDKKNISFSKFLDQIEFQTLHRWILNSQNKSLNLKFKLKELDIFIIDEMSMVNIDLIESVLNLLAKDCKIILVGDKNQLSPVNNCSIWNYLFEYVDNNSIKSCIVNLEKTYRNIGDIALISSLISNNDFSLLNQKIKELEKDNNSKEITISKSRKKDIPKDLIFSITSHLKELNLSTSNLSKKKYIFDNNIDNLLLNEKDLIDKIFMDLQSHLILCEKNSGIWSVEYLNEIVFGQKKPYDLKTLKEGVPIMCTKNNNELGLSNGDIGVLIGLKNKRKYLFRKFNDNNEEIVALFDPSNLENVVPAIAITIHKSQGSESEKVSILWSQKYRKNQYAVKQKKDNQNIFCRDNFERRLFYTAVTRAKKFLDIYYLN, encoded by the coding sequence ATGACTAATACTAATACTAATACTGATATTGAAAATTTCCAATATGATCATATATTTAATTTAATCTTAGGTATTTTCAAATTCAATGAAAAAAAATATGGAAATTTCGTAAAAGATGCAATAAGAATTTTATTAGAATTTGAAAAAAATGGTGAAACCATTGTTGATGTAGATAATAGTTTAATAATCTTTGAATTATTAGAAGATGGCTGGCCCACTAAACATATAGATGTTCTAAAAAATATAGGTTTGATAGGTTCCCTTAATTCTCCTTTCGTATTAGTAAACAGAAAATTATCCCTATCTAAATGGTCAAAAAAGATAGAAAGAGTTATTAATTCATTTCTAAAAAAAATTGATACCGATAATTTAATGAATTCGATAATTTGTAAAGATGATAATAAAATTGACCAAATTAAAAATATATTTAAATATTCAAACTTAGTTTTCCTTCAAGGAGGACCAGGTACGGGTAAAACCACTTTAATAATAAATTTAATACTAGAACTCATTAGAATTGATAACTTTTTAAATATTGGTTTGTCTGCTCCAACGGGTAAAGCTACAGCTCGTTTAAAAGAAGCTCTTAATGATAAAAAAAATATTTCATTTAGCAAATTTCTAGACCAAATAGAATTTCAAACTTTACATAGATGGATTTTAAATTCTCAAAATAAATCTCTTAATTTGAAATTCAAACTAAAAGAGCTTGATATTTTCATAATTGATGAAATGTCAATGGTTAATATCGATTTGATTGAATCAGTTTTAAATTTGCTAGCAAAGGACTGTAAAATTATTCTAGTTGGAGATAAAAATCAATTGTCTCCAGTAAATAACTGTTCTATCTGGAATTATTTGTTTGAATATGTCGATAATAATTCAATTAAATCTTGTATAGTAAATTTAGAGAAAACTTATAGAAATATTGGAGATATAGCATTAATTAGTAGTTTAATATCTAATAATGATTTTTCTTTACTTAATCAAAAGATAAAAGAATTAGAAAAAGATAATAATTCAAAAGAAATTACTATTTCAAAAAGTAGAAAAAAAGATATTCCAAAAGATCTAATTTTTTCGATTACAAGTCATCTAAAAGAGTTGAATCTTTCAACTTCAAATTTAAGTAAAAAAAAATATATATTTGATAATAATATTGATAATTTATTGCTTAATGAAAAAGATTTAATAGATAAGATATTTATGGATTTACAAAGTCACTTGATTTTATGCGAAAAAAATTCCGGAATATGGAGTGTTGAATATTTGAATGAAATTGTTTTTGGTCAAAAAAAACCCTATGATCTTAAAACTCTTAAAGAGGGTGTTCCGATCATGTGTACAAAAAACAATAATGAACTTGGATTGTCAAATGGGGATATCGGGGTACTTATAGGTTTAAAAAATAAAAGAAAATATCTTTTTAGAAAATTTAATGATAATAACGAAGAAATTGTCGCATTATTTGATCCATCTAATTTAGAAAATGTTGTGCCAGCCATAGCTATTACTATCCATAAATCTCAGGGAAGTGAATCTGAAAAAGTAAGTATTTTGTGGTCCCAAAAGTATAGAAAAAATCAATATGCTGTAAAACAAAAAAAAGATAATCAAAATATCTTTTGCAGAGATAATTTTGAAAGAAGGTTATTTTATACT